In Thunnus maccoyii chromosome 3, fThuMac1.1, whole genome shotgun sequence, the following proteins share a genomic window:
- the si:ch211-157b11.8 gene encoding fibroleukin, whose product MHSLQETGGPWSHGGQESNSLGAILALMAAVLTECDLHCHSQALGVMAKRLESVAVGREGEKDLLLFLRSITQYPPTVAPLERLHPQDCAEIYKLGIKENGIYTIQPDLHRPALEAKCDMETAGGGWTVIQNRQDGSLDFNRTWQEYREGFGSPQGEHWLGNAVLSALTSTGQHQLRIELEDWHQQRRHATYSNFKVASEAQRYRLTAREYSGDAGNALSYSKRYNHDGRSFSTTDRDNDRYAAGNCGQYYGAGWWFDACLAANLNARYYHGRYSGVTNGIYWGTWYILTDGRTGERYSFKTVEMKTRPRNFVGPS is encoded by the exons ATGCACTCTCTCCAGGAAACAGGAGGCCCCTGGAGTCACGGGGGCCAGGAGAGCAACTCTCTAGGGGCAATCCTGGCTCTAATGGCAGCTGTGCTGACAGAGTGTGACCTCCACTGTCACAGCCAGGCCCTTGGGGTGATGGCCAAACGACTGG AGAGTGTAGCCGTgggaagagagggggagaaagaccTGCTGCTTTTCCTGAGGAGCATCACACAATATCCTCCTACAG TTGCCCCCTTGGAAAGGTTACATCCTCAGGACTGCGCAGAGATTTACAAGCTCGGGATCAAAGAGAATGGCATCTACACCATCCAGCCTGACCTGCACAGACCAGCGTTGGAG GCTAAATGTGACATGGAGACGGCGGGTGGTGGGTGGACAGTGATCCAGAATCGTCAGGACGGCTCATTGGACTTCAACAGGACATGGCAGGAATACCGGGAGGGCTTTGGCAGTCCACAGGGAGAACACTGGTTGGGGAACGCGGTGCTGAGCGCCCTCACCTCAACTGGCCAACACCAACTCCGCATCGAGCTGGAGGACTGGCACCAACAGAGGCGCCACGCCACCTACAGCAACTTCAAAGTAGCCTCAGAGGCGCAGAG GTATCGTCTGACTGCTCGGGAGTATTCTGGTGATGCAGGCAATGCCTTGAGCTACAGCAAACGTTACAACCATGATGGCAGGTCCTTCAGCACTACTGACCGAGACAATGACCGTTATGCAGCTGGAAACTGCGGTCAGTACTATGGTGCAGGCTGGTGGTTTGATGCCTGCCTAGCAGCTAACCTGAATGCACGGTATTACCATGGGCGCTACAGCGGTGTGACTAACGGTATCTACTGGGGGACATGGTACATTCTGACTGACGGACGAACTGGAGAACGTTACTCCTTCAAGACAGTGGAGATGAAGACAAGACCCCGGAACTTTGTCGGGCCGTCCTAA